A single genomic interval of Aureliella helgolandensis harbors:
- a CDS encoding MDR family oxidoreductase: protein MTFKALLIEKKGPTEVTASVQELAEDRLPAGNVTVAVEYTTVNYKDGLCLQAGSPLVRSYPHIAGIDFAGTVENSEDPRYQTGDKVILTGWKVGELHWGGFSQKARVNADWLVPLPKNLTTKQAMAIGTAGFAAILAVLTLEDHGLKPEQGEVLVTGASGGVGSIATAILGKLGYQVAAVTGRPETSDYLLSLGATRIIARNEIGSVSRKPLESEVWAGCVDAVGGEMLARVLGQLKYGASVAAVGLAGGVALPASMLPFLLRGVNLLGIDSVLYPAEKRVRAWQRISEDLPLEKLDAMMQMATLADVPLLCHQIIQGQVQGRVVVDVNT from the coding sequence ATGACATTCAAAGCGTTATTGATCGAGAAGAAGGGCCCCACGGAAGTCACCGCATCTGTTCAAGAATTGGCTGAGGATCGCTTGCCGGCAGGAAACGTGACCGTGGCTGTCGAATACACGACCGTCAACTACAAAGACGGCTTGTGCTTGCAGGCCGGCAGTCCCCTGGTGCGTAGTTATCCTCACATTGCTGGAATCGATTTCGCGGGCACTGTGGAGAATTCAGAGGATCCACGCTACCAAACTGGCGATAAAGTCATCCTCACTGGCTGGAAAGTCGGAGAATTGCATTGGGGAGGATTCTCACAGAAGGCGCGCGTGAATGCCGATTGGCTGGTTCCCCTGCCGAAGAATTTGACGACCAAGCAAGCGATGGCCATTGGGACAGCTGGATTTGCTGCCATCCTCGCAGTGCTGACGCTTGAGGACCATGGCCTGAAGCCGGAGCAGGGTGAAGTCCTCGTGACGGGGGCTTCCGGCGGAGTCGGTTCCATCGCGACTGCCATTCTCGGAAAGTTGGGGTATCAGGTTGCTGCGGTTACGGGCCGCCCCGAGACATCCGACTATCTGCTCTCATTAGGAGCAACCCGGATCATCGCTCGCAACGAAATTGGCTCGGTGTCGCGAAAGCCACTCGAATCCGAAGTTTGGGCTGGCTGCGTTGATGCCGTCGGTGGTGAGATGTTGGCACGTGTTCTAGGCCAGCTGAAGTACGGTGCCTCGGTAGCCGCGGTCGGACTAGCCGGCGGTGTTGCGCTCCCGGCCAGCATGCTGCCCTTCTTACTTCGTGGTGTCAATTTACTGGGCATCGATAGCGTCTTGTATCCAGCGGAAAAACGCGTACGAGCCTGGCAACGCATCTCCGAAGACCTGCCCTTAGAAAAGCTCGATGCGATGATGCAGATGGCGACGCTGGCCGACGTTCCGCTCCTGTGCCACCAAATTATTCAAGGGCAGGTGCAGGGCCGCGTCGTTGTGGATGTTAACACCTAA
- a CDS encoding mercuric reductase, which yields MPENTPQMPLVQLQPSDAHNLELEANVHPRTWSNPTPLHPYHLVVIGAGTAGLVTAAGAAGLGARVALIERELMGGDCLNVGCVPSKGIISAARVAATVRDAKKFGVHVPDGTRVDFGETMSRMRRLRAQISPADSAQRFSDLGVDVFFGTGKFTNNSTITVSNSDGSTRELKFKKAVIAAGARAAAPSIPGLETVHYLTNENLFSLTDLPKRLGIIGSGPVGAEMAQTFARFGSEVYLFERSGQILSREDSDAATIVQESLSRDGVHLILNSSDLAVHSTENDEIQIVGQQAGVPYDLQVDQLLIAVGRAPNTDGLNLEAVNVRYDGRGIEVNDYLQTTNPRIYAAGDICSKYKFTHAADFQARIVIQNSLFAVGPFGKKKASELVIPWATYTSPEISHVGLYPHEAKQAGIEIDTYTQPLEHIDRAILDGEQEGFVKVHTKRGADKIVGATIVAENAGDMISEISVAMCNGVGLSKIGATIHPYPTQAEAIRKLGDQFITTKLTPLSAKLLKALMRWNVGS from the coding sequence ATGCCGGAAAACACGCCCCAGATGCCACTCGTACAGTTGCAGCCCAGTGATGCGCACAATCTCGAGTTGGAAGCAAACGTACATCCGCGTACTTGGTCCAATCCAACGCCATTGCATCCGTACCACTTAGTCGTAATTGGAGCCGGCACGGCGGGCCTAGTGACTGCTGCTGGCGCTGCGGGGCTGGGAGCACGGGTTGCCTTGATCGAACGCGAGTTGATGGGCGGGGACTGTTTGAACGTAGGATGTGTTCCTTCCAAAGGCATCATCAGCGCCGCCCGCGTGGCTGCAACGGTGCGCGATGCGAAGAAATTCGGAGTGCATGTTCCCGATGGAACACGCGTCGACTTTGGAGAGACGATGTCGCGCATGCGACGTTTGCGCGCGCAGATCAGTCCCGCTGATTCCGCACAGCGTTTCTCCGACTTAGGTGTCGACGTCTTTTTTGGAACGGGAAAATTCACCAACAATTCAACGATTACCGTTTCCAACTCGGACGGCTCGACCAGGGAACTGAAATTCAAGAAGGCTGTCATCGCTGCTGGCGCACGCGCCGCAGCGCCATCGATTCCAGGACTCGAGACAGTCCACTACCTAACTAATGAAAACCTATTTTCGCTAACCGATCTCCCCAAGAGGTTGGGAATCATTGGATCTGGGCCGGTGGGTGCCGAAATGGCGCAAACATTCGCGCGCTTCGGCAGCGAAGTTTACCTTTTTGAACGCTCTGGTCAGATCCTTTCCCGCGAAGACTCCGATGCAGCCACGATCGTGCAAGAAAGTCTTTCACGCGATGGCGTTCATTTGATTCTCAATAGTTCGGACCTAGCCGTTCACTCCACCGAAAATGATGAAATTCAAATTGTGGGGCAGCAAGCTGGCGTTCCCTACGACCTCCAAGTCGACCAATTGCTGATCGCCGTGGGGCGCGCTCCTAACACCGATGGACTTAATCTGGAAGCGGTCAATGTTCGCTACGATGGACGGGGAATCGAAGTGAACGACTATCTGCAGACAACCAACCCGCGAATCTACGCTGCTGGCGACATTTGCTCGAAGTACAAATTCACGCATGCTGCCGACTTCCAAGCTCGCATCGTGATTCAGAACTCCCTGTTCGCGGTCGGTCCCTTCGGAAAGAAGAAGGCGAGTGAGCTAGTGATCCCTTGGGCCACTTACACATCACCAGAAATCTCCCATGTCGGTTTATATCCGCACGAAGCGAAACAAGCTGGTATCGAAATCGACACCTACACTCAGCCTCTGGAACATATCGATCGGGCAATACTGGACGGTGAACAGGAAGGATTCGTTAAGGTCCATACCAAGCGGGGAGCCGACAAAATTGTGGGTGCCACCATTGTCGCTGAAAACGCGGGCGACATGATTTCCGAGATCAGCGTGGCGATGTGCAACGGTGTCGGGCTATCGAAAATCGGTGCTACGATCCATCCCTACCCAACTCAAGCCGAAGCGATTCGTAAGTTGGGCGACCAGTTTATTACAACGAAATTGACACCGCTCAGTGCCAAGCTATTAAAAGCGCTGATGCGTTGGAATGTTGGCAGCTAG
- a CDS encoding DUF1592 domain-containing protein — translation MRYIAYAIVLCLLPGEVFAESFEAPFFAQYCVACHGVDQPEGEVRLDPLSESRLANREFLETLIGVLDEREMPPAKEPQPADDLRRTMVQGLKRRLREVAPPSLLKRLTREEYTNTINDLLDTNFELTEFLPDDPSGERFNKAGESLLMSPYQVQAYLKTARFVANQLILDEKPLVRGWDFEIENFRGSSRGDYQTKDSHVLTTNYPWRSNLHFSTSGDSEELFEIPEFGRYRFEADVTIVNSELDQTIGVNSGDPRYPTNLKKIQRFVLPNQASSLSLDLTLLPGTEISFTFDSAATWNIGEGAEKHRKYAGPKLIFNRVKITGPIYDEWPTVAERRILLSESEDPAELAQHLATLFIHRPLPQKDLDAITDLGQRTLDAGGTYRMAARRMVTAILSSPYFLYKHEPSTLDDRAFAARLAYFLWNSGPDEELLRAADSGELQSKELLQAQLVRMLASPKVFRFCEDFTRQWLQTDRIDDVAPDHRLFTNVTTLHIDALSGEANALFREILLKKLSMVNFIDSDFAMVNDLTAEFYDYPPVSGREFRPQNFASDSQRGGLIGQAGILKLTSGSFSTSPILRGVWILKNLYGEKLEPPADLKIEEPDIRGAKTMKEIMAQHQNVETCNRCHRKIDPLGLALEHYDSLGRWRDEYTHVEVLANSDNGETLKTSRMPIDTTASLWDGRPVNSLPAVKSILLADKELVLKNIVSKLISYSTGRDAGLQEEVFINDVYRQIEESDFSLHEAIVAICTHPAFLRK, via the coding sequence ATGAGATATATTGCGTACGCTATCGTCCTCTGCTTGTTGCCAGGTGAGGTCTTCGCTGAGTCTTTTGAAGCCCCGTTCTTTGCGCAGTACTGCGTGGCATGTCACGGAGTTGACCAACCGGAGGGAGAGGTTCGTCTCGATCCACTCAGCGAATCTCGTCTCGCCAACCGTGAGTTCTTGGAGACGCTCATTGGCGTGCTTGATGAGCGGGAGATGCCACCAGCCAAAGAGCCACAGCCAGCCGACGACCTGCGTCGGACTATGGTACAAGGCTTGAAACGAAGGCTGCGTGAAGTGGCACCCCCTAGCCTGCTCAAGCGGCTAACGCGTGAGGAGTACACCAACACCATTAATGATCTCTTGGACACCAACTTTGAGTTGACGGAGTTCCTGCCCGATGATCCTAGCGGTGAACGGTTCAATAAGGCTGGCGAATCGCTTTTGATGTCACCCTATCAAGTGCAGGCCTATTTGAAGACGGCACGGTTCGTTGCGAATCAATTGATCCTCGATGAAAAACCGCTCGTGCGCGGCTGGGATTTTGAAATCGAGAATTTTCGCGGCAGTTCGCGCGGAGACTACCAAACCAAGGATTCGCACGTCCTGACCACCAATTACCCGTGGCGCAGCAATCTCCATTTTTCCACGAGTGGCGATTCGGAGGAGTTGTTTGAGATTCCTGAGTTCGGAAGGTATCGGTTCGAAGCCGATGTGACTATCGTCAACTCGGAACTGGATCAGACGATCGGCGTCAACTCGGGGGATCCACGCTATCCTACCAACCTAAAAAAGATCCAAAGGTTCGTGCTGCCGAACCAAGCGAGCTCTCTTTCTCTGGATCTCACCTTGCTACCTGGTACCGAGATCTCCTTTACCTTCGATAGTGCAGCTACTTGGAATATTGGCGAGGGGGCTGAAAAGCACCGAAAGTATGCGGGGCCGAAGCTCATTTTCAATAGAGTGAAAATCACCGGACCGATTTATGATGAGTGGCCGACTGTTGCGGAACGACGCATCTTGTTGAGTGAGTCGGAAGACCCTGCTGAGCTCGCCCAGCATTTGGCCACTCTGTTTATCCACCGTCCGCTTCCACAGAAAGATCTCGACGCAATCACCGATCTTGGGCAGCGCACGTTGGATGCGGGAGGTACTTATCGCATGGCCGCTCGTCGAATGGTCACCGCAATCTTGAGTTCCCCGTACTTTCTTTACAAGCACGAGCCGAGCACTCTCGATGACAGAGCGTTTGCCGCTCGGTTAGCCTATTTCCTATGGAACTCAGGCCCAGATGAAGAGTTGTTGCGGGCAGCTGATTCGGGCGAGCTGCAGTCGAAAGAGTTGCTGCAGGCACAACTCGTTCGGATGTTAGCTAGCCCTAAAGTCTTCCGTTTTTGCGAAGACTTTACCAGGCAATGGCTGCAGACCGATCGGATCGATGATGTTGCACCCGACCATCGTCTGTTCACCAACGTTACCACGCTACACATCGATGCACTCTCGGGGGAAGCCAACGCGCTGTTTCGAGAAATCCTTCTGAAGAAGCTGAGCATGGTGAATTTTATCGATTCCGATTTTGCGATGGTAAATGATTTGACCGCCGAGTTCTACGACTACCCGCCCGTTAGCGGCAGGGAGTTCCGCCCTCAGAATTTCGCTAGTGATAGCCAGCGAGGTGGTTTGATTGGCCAGGCAGGAATACTGAAGCTGACCTCGGGCAGCTTCAGTACATCTCCCATTTTGCGTGGAGTTTGGATCTTGAAGAATCTCTATGGGGAAAAACTAGAACCTCCTGCGGATTTGAAGATCGAAGAGCCCGATATCCGAGGCGCAAAAACCATGAAGGAAATCATGGCGCAACACCAGAACGTGGAAACATGCAATCGCTGCCATAGGAAGATCGATCCACTCGGGCTGGCCTTGGAACACTATGATTCTTTGGGAAGATGGCGCGATGAGTACACGCATGTTGAAGTTTTGGCGAACTCAGATAATGGGGAGACCTTGAAAACCAGCCGGATGCCCATCGATACGACGGCGAGTCTCTGGGATGGTCGTCCGGTCAATTCCTTGCCAGCAGTTAAGAGTATTCTCCTGGCAGACAAGGAGCTGGTGCTGAAAAACATCGTGTCCAAGCTGATTTCGTATTCCACAGGACGCGACGCAGGTCTTCAAGAAGAAGTATTTATCAACGATGTCTATCGCCAAATTGAGGAAAGCGATTTTTCGTTGCACGAAGCCATTGTCGCCATCTGCACTCATCCAGCGTTTCTCAGAAAATAG
- a CDS encoding DUF1552 domain-containing protein → MQRRTFVKAAGLTLLLPQLESFGQEPINPVKRLFTVVNHLGFYQPALLPDQESPVLLKNLEAHRENLKIFSGMDNPGVQLGNGHTPCVGVLSGYFNKLQRKNRISFDQQAAELLGGETRFQSLALQAGQNLNFSQVCWDRHGLPVYQMDSPERIFNLLFGVDENHAQQKQILAEEKSILDMAYEHAKSMSKDLSHRDREKVDDYFTSVREVEKSVRKRVFWSDSDKPHTDYELPQYSNRSVEDYLQVMLDLSLLAFETDSTRVVTLQIPFWESFSQDNIVGSYHDFSHHGKKQSKIDKLLVMENMILGKIGSTLANMKSKSMSAGRNLFEETSTLVTASMGNASAHTFDDLPALYFNGSVKQFQHEVRKNRPICDVYLSILQDLGIEEDVFGESESTVSLT, encoded by the coding sequence ATGCAACGAAGAACTTTTGTCAAAGCGGCGGGGTTGACCCTGCTTTTGCCGCAGCTGGAAAGCTTCGGCCAAGAGCCCATAAATCCAGTAAAGCGGTTGTTTACCGTCGTCAACCACCTGGGGTTTTATCAGCCCGCGCTGCTGCCCGACCAAGAGTCCCCTGTGCTTCTCAAAAATTTGGAGGCGCATCGAGAGAACTTGAAGATCTTCAGCGGCATGGACAATCCAGGAGTGCAGCTGGGCAATGGCCATACGCCCTGCGTCGGCGTCCTGTCTGGCTATTTTAACAAGCTGCAACGCAAGAATCGCATTTCGTTCGATCAACAGGCTGCTGAGCTCTTAGGCGGCGAGACTCGCTTTCAATCCTTGGCTCTGCAAGCGGGGCAGAACCTGAACTTCTCCCAAGTCTGCTGGGACCGGCACGGCTTGCCTGTCTACCAAATGGATTCTCCGGAGCGAATTTTTAACTTGCTCTTCGGGGTGGACGAGAATCACGCCCAGCAGAAGCAGATTCTGGCGGAAGAGAAGAGCATTCTCGATATGGCGTACGAGCATGCTAAATCGATGTCCAAAGATCTGTCTCATCGGGATCGTGAGAAAGTTGATGACTACTTCACATCAGTTCGAGAAGTGGAGAAGTCGGTTCGCAAGCGGGTGTTCTGGAGTGATTCGGACAAGCCGCATACGGACTATGAGCTTCCGCAGTACTCCAATCGCAGCGTCGAAGACTATTTGCAGGTAATGCTGGATCTATCGTTGTTGGCTTTCGAAACCGATTCGACTCGAGTGGTCACACTGCAGATTCCGTTTTGGGAGAGCTTTTCGCAAGACAATATTGTTGGTAGCTATCACGACTTCTCCCACCATGGCAAGAAGCAATCCAAAATCGACAAGCTGCTGGTCATGGAGAACATGATTCTAGGCAAGATCGGAAGCACTTTAGCAAACATGAAGAGCAAGTCGATGTCGGCGGGGCGCAACCTGTTCGAGGAGACTTCCACTTTGGTCACGGCATCGATGGGCAATGCCAGTGCACACACTTTCGACGACCTGCCGGCGCTTTATTTCAATGGTTCGGTCAAGCAATTTCAGCACGAAGTGCGAAAGAATCGCCCCATCTGCGACGTCTATTTGTCGATACTGCAGGACCTGGGGATCGAAGAGGATGTGTTCGGGGAAAGTGAATCAACGGTGTCGTTGACTTAA
- a CDS encoding sulfatase family protein yields the protein MKHFLLSALTVVAWAAGVHAVERPNVVFMMTDDQAPWAIGVHAGPTHADTPHLDELFRSGAYLPNTFTPTPVCSPSRASLATSLYGSEVGIHDWINPRVEPDLGLEPNLTTWYECLHDAGYYTGIIGKWHLGLPDKFHPTHNGFDYFIGHRGGGWSPNNPTLEKDGQDKKFQGLTTDILTDHAIGFLEDRPRDQPFLLVLHFRAPHAAWLPVAPEDWAPFENLEVDLPDPNYPGIDTMTVKKKTREYLASVRGVDRNVGRLMGKLDDMNLSDNTVVIFTSDHGYNMGHNGIWHKGNGHWILMPDALPAATENIPQGQRPNMYDTSLKVPTAVRWPGVTQPGSTITTNISHLDWFPTLVSIAGGSSPASQPVRGRDLSQVLAGQTELDWDENIFSQYSTLHQSRTHMRSLRTPHWKLIRDFLNPERDELYDLQADPGEHTNVIADEKNQATIERLHRELISRMQAIQDPVLEMVEH from the coding sequence ATGAAACACTTTCTCCTTTCCGCTTTGACGGTGGTGGCATGGGCCGCTGGCGTTCATGCAGTCGAGCGGCCCAATGTCGTGTTCATGATGACCGACGATCAGGCACCTTGGGCCATCGGCGTGCACGCTGGCCCAACTCACGCCGACACACCCCATTTGGATGAACTATTTCGATCGGGAGCCTATTTGCCAAATACGTTCACACCGACGCCCGTTTGCAGCCCATCCAGAGCGTCCTTAGCGACGAGTCTGTACGGAAGCGAAGTTGGAATTCACGATTGGATCAATCCTAGAGTTGAACCAGACCTCGGCTTGGAGCCAAATTTGACGACTTGGTATGAATGCCTCCACGATGCTGGGTACTACACCGGAATTATCGGAAAGTGGCACCTCGGTTTACCCGACAAATTCCATCCGACTCACAATGGCTTTGACTACTTCATCGGCCATCGGGGAGGGGGCTGGTCCCCCAACAATCCTACCCTGGAGAAAGACGGCCAGGATAAGAAGTTTCAAGGACTGACCACGGATATTCTGACAGATCACGCCATCGGGTTTTTAGAAGATCGTCCCCGCGACCAGCCGTTCCTACTCGTTCTGCACTTCCGTGCTCCCCACGCAGCCTGGCTGCCAGTCGCACCCGAGGATTGGGCGCCCTTTGAAAACCTTGAAGTCGACTTGCCCGATCCGAATTACCCTGGAATTGACACGATGACGGTCAAAAAGAAAACGCGGGAGTATCTCGCTAGCGTGCGCGGCGTCGACCGCAACGTTGGACGCCTCATGGGCAAGCTCGACGACATGAATCTATCGGATAATACGGTGGTCATTTTCACCTCGGACCACGGCTATAACATGGGGCATAACGGGATTTGGCATAAGGGCAACGGGCACTGGATCTTGATGCCCGATGCACTACCAGCCGCCACGGAAAACATTCCCCAAGGCCAAAGACCGAACATGTACGACACGTCGCTGAAAGTGCCAACTGCAGTGCGCTGGCCCGGCGTCACCCAACCGGGGAGTACTATTACAACGAACATCTCCCACTTGGATTGGTTCCCCACGCTGGTGAGTATTGCTGGTGGTAGCTCGCCTGCATCTCAACCGGTGCGCGGCCGAGATCTATCCCAAGTTCTAGCCGGCCAGACTGAATTGGATTGGGACGAGAACATTTTTTCGCAATATTCCACGCTCCACCAATCTCGCACACACATGCGATCACTCCGCACGCCTCATTGGAAATTGATTCGTGATTTCTTGAACCCCGAACGCGATGAACTGTATGACTTACAGGCAGATCCTGGTGAACATACCAATGTGATCGCAGACGAAAAGAATCAAGCGACTATCGAACGCCTTCACCGAGAATTGATCTCGCGCATGCAAGCAATCCAAGATCCCGTCTTGGAGATGGTTGAGCATTGA
- a CDS encoding sulfatase family protein: MKSTAFIALALVSLLTSVAAADTPRPNILFIFADDWGWGDLGCHGHPYVKTPNIDRLAREGTDFHRFTVASGVCSPSRTAVMTGQFPARYNIDGHFAWVPSNAKRNMPDWLDTDSTTLPRLLQQAGYATAHFGKWHLANDMIPDSPAPGEYGYDAYGAFNCSGEQMPVHEDAENAIEFIERSGQAGKPFFVNLWIHEPHTPFHVVPKYRWRFRESGLQEADEIYASVLSHADERIGEVLDALDRLDLAENTLVIFSSDNGPARAKDARPLELSYDTATGAGFGIAASKGITAGRKGFKASLFEGGINVPFIARWPGKIAKGKVDRRLMISAVDLLPTFCEVAGAKLPEQYKPDGISQLKQLQGGTSQGRGKPLFWKMRGGGKPGQADSFHWVDYCIVDQNWKLLSDETADYVELYDIVADVYEEQDVKESHPEIVAQLIEKLSQWKSTLPAHPDPKNFSSLRGDSPH; the protein is encoded by the coding sequence ATGAAATCAACTGCTTTTATTGCATTGGCGCTTGTGAGCTTGCTTACTTCGGTTGCAGCCGCTGACACTCCCCGTCCCAACATCCTGTTCATTTTTGCTGACGATTGGGGCTGGGGGGACCTCGGCTGTCACGGGCATCCCTATGTCAAGACACCCAACATCGATCGCTTGGCTCGCGAAGGAACTGACTTTCATCGGTTTACCGTTGCCAGTGGTGTCTGTTCTCCCAGTCGTACAGCGGTCATGACGGGGCAGTTTCCGGCGCGATACAACATCGACGGGCATTTTGCTTGGGTGCCCAGCAACGCGAAACGTAACATGCCGGATTGGCTGGATACCGATTCCACCACCCTGCCGCGACTGCTGCAGCAAGCGGGCTACGCAACCGCTCATTTCGGTAAGTGGCATTTGGCGAACGATATGATCCCGGACTCGCCAGCACCTGGTGAGTATGGATACGATGCCTACGGTGCGTTCAATTGCTCTGGAGAGCAGATGCCCGTCCACGAAGATGCCGAGAACGCGATCGAGTTTATCGAGCGTAGCGGGCAGGCGGGAAAGCCATTCTTCGTCAATCTGTGGATTCATGAACCGCACACTCCCTTCCATGTGGTCCCAAAGTACCGATGGCGGTTTCGGGAAAGTGGATTGCAGGAAGCTGACGAAATCTACGCATCGGTACTGTCACACGCCGACGAGCGGATCGGGGAAGTCTTGGATGCTCTAGACCGACTAGACCTTGCAGAGAATACGCTGGTGATCTTCAGTTCCGATAATGGACCAGCCCGCGCGAAGGACGCTAGGCCGCTTGAGTTGAGCTATGACACCGCTACCGGAGCAGGGTTTGGCATCGCTGCTTCGAAAGGCATTACCGCAGGACGGAAGGGCTTTAAGGCGTCGCTGTTCGAGGGCGGGATCAACGTGCCCTTCATCGCCCGCTGGCCTGGGAAGATTGCAAAAGGCAAAGTCGATCGTCGACTGATGATCTCAGCGGTCGATTTGCTTCCTACTTTTTGCGAAGTCGCCGGCGCGAAGTTGCCTGAGCAGTATAAGCCTGACGGAATCAGCCAGCTCAAGCAACTTCAAGGCGGAACCAGCCAAGGAAGAGGCAAGCCTCTGTTCTGGAAGATGCGAGGTGGCGGAAAGCCCGGGCAAGCCGATTCCTTTCATTGGGTCGACTACTGCATTGTCGATCAAAATTGGAAGCTGCTCAGCGACGAAACGGCTGACTATGTGGAACTGTATGACATTGTTGCCGACGTGTACGAAGAGCAGGACGTGAAGGAGTCGCATCCGGAGATTGTCGCTCAGCTGATTGAAAAGCTCTCGCAGTGGAAGTCCACGCTTCCAGCACACCCAGACCCAAAGAATTTCTCGTCACTCCGTGGCGACTCACCACACTAG
- a CDS encoding response regulator, whose product MNARSQKKIRVMLVEDNAEYRQVIAPAINDELDIDLASQFGTAERALDSLQEQADSVKPDVILLDLRLPGMDGLSAIEHLRAQSNQAKIIVLTQSDHEEDVLRAISCGAAGYLLKSATLSQITDGIRTVYTGGGLLNTKLAAMIMRRLKKLLPSDERLEMLTEREVEVLSLLADGCERKSIADQLRISNATVCTHVAHIYEKLKVQNAPAAVAKAFRFGVLPTQ is encoded by the coding sequence GTGAACGCTAGGTCCCAAAAGAAGATTCGTGTCATGCTTGTGGAGGACAATGCCGAGTATCGGCAAGTCATCGCACCGGCGATTAATGACGAATTGGACATTGATCTCGCCAGCCAATTTGGGACTGCCGAGCGCGCGCTTGATAGTCTGCAAGAGCAGGCCGACTCCGTGAAACCCGACGTTATCTTACTCGATCTGAGACTTCCAGGAATGGACGGATTGAGTGCAATTGAGCATCTGCGTGCGCAGAGCAATCAGGCCAAGATCATCGTGCTTACCCAATCGGACCATGAAGAGGATGTGCTGCGTGCAATATCGTGTGGCGCGGCGGGATATCTCCTCAAGTCGGCGACGCTCAGCCAGATTACCGATGGCATTCGCACCGTGTACACGGGCGGTGGATTGTTGAACACAAAGTTGGCAGCAATGATCATGAGGCGACTCAAGAAGCTGCTACCCAGCGATGAACGATTGGAGATGCTCACCGAAAGAGAAGTCGAAGTACTCAGTCTGTTAGCGGACGGGTGTGAACGGAAATCTATTGCGGATCAACTCCGCATCAGTAATGCGACGGTTTGCACGCATGTGGCTCATATTTACGAAAAGCTGAAAGTTCAAAATGCTCCGGCCGCCGTTGCCAAAGCATTCCGCTTCGGGGTGCTGCCTACCCAGTAG